Proteins from a genomic interval of Quercus robur chromosome 9, dhQueRobu3.1, whole genome shotgun sequence:
- the LOC126698583 gene encoding hypothetical protein At1g04090-like has protein sequence MLRGFKTNILSVSDALKIKAFKAILLYVRELFAIMFGCKCFYWNTPSDFSQPFQPQPYSLPAPIPQWPEGESFASGRISLGEIQVIKITKFEFIWGYNLSQDKKKGVTFYKPVGIPDGFYCLGHYCQPNNLPLRGFVLVAREVPIYSPENAHTCDPIKPPALQVPLDYALVWSTNDGGDEKYGDCGYIWLPQPPEGYKPMGYLVTNKPEKPELDEVRCVRSDLTDECEIYRLILDVGYKFPNLPFRVWSIRPHHRGMQGKGVPVGTYFCSSYWIPGEDMPIACLKNLNPTLPAMPNLDQIHALIHHYGPTVFFHPEEIFLPSSVTWFFKNVAQLFKAGSLYGEDIDANGSNLPGGGTNDGEFWIDLPSDDRREIVKHGNLESAKLVVHVKPALGGIFTDIAMWVFCPFNGPATLKVGLLNIALSKIGEHVGDWEHYTLRICNFTGELWSIYFSQHSGGQWVEAYDLEYIEGNKAVVYSSKSGHASYPHPGMYLQGSAKLGIGVRNDCARSNLYVDSSIHYELVAAEYLGDEVITVPFWLHFMREWGPTIVYDSRTELNKLINLLPVMLRYSVENIFDKLPIELSREEGPTGPKEKNNWVGDERS, from the exons ATGCTGAGGGGGTTCAAAACAAATATACTCTCAGTCTCAGACGCCTTAAAGATCAAAGCTTTTAAAGCCATTTTATTGTATGTGAGAGAGCTTTTTGCGATTATGTTTGGGTGCAAATGCTTTTATTGGAACACACCCTCCGATTTCTCTCAGCCTTTTCAGCCCCAACCCTATTCACTGCCAGCTCCCATTCCTCAATGGCCTGAAG GTGAAAGTTTTGCTTCTGGAAGAATAAGTCTTGGAGAAATACAAGTTATCAAGATCACAAAGTTCGAGTTCATTTGGGGCTACAACCTATCACAAGACAAGAAGAAAGGTGTTACGTTTTACAAACCAGTGGGAATACCAGACGGATTCTATTGCCTTGGTCACTATTGCCAACCTAACAACCTGCCTTTACGAGGTTTTGTTCTTGTGGCTAGGGAAGTACCTATTTATTCACCAGAAAATGCTCATACTTGTGACCCTATTAAGCCTCCGGCCCTTCAAGTGCCTCTTGATTATGCATTAGTGTGGAGTACTAATGATGGGGGTGATGAAAAGTATGGTGACTGTGGTTATATCTGGCTACCTCAACCACCTGAGGGTTACAAGCCCATGGGCTATTTGGTTACCAACAAGCCAGAGAAGCCTGAATTGGATGAGGTGAGATGTGTCAGAAGTGACCTAACAGATGAATGTGAAATTTACCGCCTCATACTTGATGTCGGGTACAAATTTCCAAACTTGCCGTTCCGAGTTTGGAGTATTAGACCCCATCACCGGGGCATGCAGGGGAAAGGAGTTCCTGTGGGGACATATTTCTGCAGTAGCTACTGGATTCCTGGAGAAGATATGCCTATTGCATGCTTGAAGAATTTAAATCCTACTCTACCTGCAATGCCAAATCTTGATCAGATTCATGCACTTATCCACCACTATGGACCCACTGTTTTCTTTCATCCTGAAGAGATCTTCTTGCCATCTTCTGTTACATGGTTTTTCAAAAATGTAGCACAATTGTTCAAAGCTGGCAGTCTATATGGTGAGGATATTGATGCAAATGGCTCAAATTTGCCAGGTGGGGGAACGAATGATGGGGAATTTTGGATTGACTTGCCGAGTGATGATCGCAGAGAGATTGTCAAACATGGGAACTTAGAAAGTGCAAAACTTGTTGTTCATGTGAAGCCAGCTCTAGGCGGTATTTTTACTGACATTGCAATGTGGGTTTTCTGCCCCTTCAATGGCCCTGCCACACTGAAAGTTGGATTATTGAATATTGCTCTTAGCAAGATTGGGGAGCATGTGGGTGATTGGGAGCATTACACACTTCGTATATGCAACTTCACTGGTGAGCTTTGGAGTATATATTTTTCACAGCATAGTGGTGGTCAATGGGTGGAAGCTTATGACTTAGAGTACATAGAGGGAAATAAAGCTGTTGTTTACTCATCAAAGAGTGGACATGCAAGTTACCCTCATCCCGGGATGTATCTCCAGGGGTCTGCAAAGCTCGGGATTGGAGTGAGGAATGATTGTGCTCGGAGTAATTTGTATGTGGATTCAAGCATCCATTATGAACTTGTTGCAGCAGAGTATCTTGGAGATGAGGTTATTACAGTGCCTTTTTGGTTGCATTTTATGAGAGAATGGGGTCCAACTATTGTGTATGATTCAAGAACTGAGCTGAATAAGCTAATTAATCTTTTGCCTGTGATGCTCAGATATTCAGTAGAGAATATATTTGATAAGTTACCTATTGAGTTATCTAGAGAGGAAGGTCCTACTGGGCCCAAGGAGAAGAACAATTGGGTGGGAGATGAAAGAAGCTAG